CGGCGCATCGAGCGCCGCGCCTCGTCACGCGTCGCCGCCGAGGACGACGCGGGCGGGACCGGGGGCACGGGCGGGCCGCTCGGCGCCGTCGCCGGGACCGACCGCGAGACCGGCGCGAGAGCCGCCGTCGGCGCGTCGTCCGTGTCGAAGTCGATGCGGAAGCCGTCCCCGTCGTAGTCGACGTCCCCGCCGACCTCGCGGGCCGGGTCTGCCAGCGCCGACGCCCGCACGGGGGCGGCAGCCTCGGGCGCCTCGACGGCGATCTCGGAGGCGGCGACGGGCTCCCACGCGGGGGCGGCCGGCCGGGAGGCGCCGTCGCCGGGCAGGCTGAGGTCTTCGAACACGGCGTCCTCGACCGAGGCGTAGGCGCCGGTCGGCGGCGTCTCGTGGCGGGAGTTCGGCGGACGGTCGGACATGAGGGGCGGGGAGAGTCCCGGGTATCGGCGGCGGCCGGACTGGCTTCAATCGCCCCGCACGCAAGCGCTACACCCGTCTCTCTCGCCCCCCTCTTGACCCGCCCCGAATGGCACGCCGGGCCGACACCGCCCCACCCTATTGCCGATTCGTCCGGGTCATGGCGGAGACCGAGACGACGGCGCCCGCCACGGCCCCTCCCTCGCTCTTCTACTTCCCCACTGCCCGCCTGCCTCGGCCCGGTTCTGGACCCTCCCGACGCAGGCGGACTCGCGACGACCGCTGGCTCGTCCGGCTCGCCGAGACATCGGCACCCCAGATCCATCAGCCCATCCCCGAGGCGGACGGAGCCGGCGGCCTCAGACGATCAGCATGCAGTCGCCGTACGAGTAGAACCGGTACCCCTCGCGGACGGCGTGTCGGTACGCCTCCATCACCGGCCCCAGCCCCCCGAACGTCGCCGTGAGGACCAGCAGCGACGACTTCGGCAGGTGGAAGTTGGTCAGGAGCGCGTCGACGGCGCGAAAGCGGTAGCCGGGCGTGACCGTGAGGTCCGTCGGCCCGGCGACCGGGTGGAAGCGGCCCGCGTCGTCGGCCGAGGTCTCGAGCGCGCGCGTCGAGGTCGTCCCGACGGCGACGACGCGCCCGCCCGACTGGCGGACGCCGTTGAGCGCGTCGGCCGTCGCCGGCGAGACCTCGATCCGCTCGGGCGCCACGCGGTGCTCGCGGAGGTCGTCGGCGCGGACGGGCTCGAAGGTGCCGTAGCCGACGTGGAGCGTGACCTCGGCCGTGACGACGCCCTGTTCTCGCAGCGCCTCGACGGTGCCTGGCGTGAAGTGGAGTCCGGCCGTCGGCGCCGCGATGGCGCCGCGCTTGCGGGCGAAGACCGTCTGGTACCGCTCGCGGTCGGCCGCGTCGGCCTCGCGGTCGACGTACGGCGGAAGCGGCATCCGCCCGATCTGTTCGATCGCGACCTCCTCCGCCTCGACGGTCTCGAACGGGTGGCCGTCGCGGAGCAGTCGGACGCGGCGGCGGCCGCTCTCCTCGACCGCCTCGACGCGCGCCCCGAGGTGCTCATCAAAAAGGACCTCGGCGCCGGCCGTCAGCTTCCGCCCTGGCTTGGCGAGGGCCGACCACGTCCCGTCCTCCGCCCGCTCGACCAGGAACAGTTCGGCCCGCCCGCCCGTCGGCCGCCGCCCCACGAGCCGGGCCGGCACGACGCGCGTGTCGTTGAACACGAGCGCGTCGCCCGGGTCCAGGAACTCGCCGAGGTCGGCGAACTGGCGGTCCTCGACGGCCCCCGTACCGCGATGGAGCACGAGCATCCGCGAGGCGTCGCGCCGCTCGGCCGGCCGCTGGGCGATGAGCCCGTCGGGCAGGTCGAAGTCGTAGGGGGCGAGGGAATCGGGCAACGGGGAGACGGGCGATGGCAGAGTGAAACCTAGGGGCACCCTCGGCCCAGGTCCCACCTCCCCGTTCCCAATGCCCTACAACTGTGCAGCGCGGCGGCGGACGGACGCGAACTGGCTGTCGTCCGTGCGGAGGCCGCGGCCGTCGTAGCGGCGGGCCATCTGGCGGACCGACTGCATCCGCTCCGACGAGAGCGGATGCGAGCGGAAGAAGGCGACGCCGCCGCCCCGCTCCTGAGAGGCCAGCCGCTCCAGGAGGTCGGCGAGGCCGTCGGGGTCGTAGCCGGCGTTGGCCATGATCTGGACGCCGAGTTGGTCGGCCTCGCGCTCGTCGCGGCGGGAGAACGACGCGAAGGCGCCCTGGGCCGCGATCTGGGCCGCGATCCCCTCGACGCCGCTCCCGAGGCCGACGGCCCCGGCGACGGCGTTGACTTCCTGGGCGGCCGAGAGCCGTTGCGTCCCGTGCCGGGCCACGCCGTGGGCCACCTCGTGGGCGATGGCCCCGGCCAACTCGCCCGCGCTCCCGACGTTCTCGATCAGCCCGGTGTTGATGTAGACGAGCCCGCCGGGCACGTTGAACGCGTTGATCGCGTCGTCGCGGACGACGTAGAACCGCCAGGGCCGGTTGCCGAGCTGCGTCTGGCGCGCCATGGCCTGGCCGATCGAGTTCACGTAGTTCGTGAGCGTCCGGTCGTTGGTGAGCGGGAGCTGCTGGGCGAGCTGGTCTTCGAGCTGGCGGCCGGCCTGCCACTCCTCGTCGACGGAGTAGTAGTTGGCGCCGCCGAGCGTGGCGCAGGAGGCGAGGCCCAGGGCGAGGACGGCGAGCGCCGCCGTGCGGAAGGCGTAGGTCATGGGTCGTGCGGTGGTGGGAAGGGCAGAACGGTGCCTCGGGGGGCCTCCGTTCCTCCCCAAAAGCCGATCCAGGATCGCCCCGGGTCACACCCTCCCCCCAGACTCCACCCCGCCCTGCCCCCGTCGGACGTGGCGCCGAGGCGGGCAAACCGGCCCGAATAGCGCCGTTAACGGGGACGAGGCCGGTCTCCCAGAAAAAGAGCGCGGCGAGGTGCCGATTTCAAGCCGGCCTCCGCCTTGAGGGGGGAGCCCTCCTCCCTCCACGACACCCCCACCCTCCCCATGCGACACCTCCTCATCTCCTCCGCGCTTCTGGTCGCGATGGGCGTCTCCGCCCAGACCCCCGGCGCCATCGTCACGGCCAACCCCTCCCTCTGCCTCTCCGAGTACGGCAGCTACGTACACACCCGCGCCTGCACGCCGTCCGTCAACCAGTTCGCCTCCGTCTACGTCTCGCCCCGGAACGCGTTCTATATCAAGACCACGAGCGGGGGGTGCCTGAGCGCGTTCGAGGGAGCCGGCCGGCCCGTGCGGAGCGTGGCCTGCAACGAGGCCGACGCCACCCAGCGCTGGTGGATCCACCCCAGCGGCCAGGTCCAGAACCAGGCGAACCAGGCTCTGTGCCTCGACGTCGAGGGCGGCCTCGGCCGGGACCGCCGGGTGCTGAACTACGCCTGCGACCTCAACGGGAACGAGGCGGCGCGGCGCGACAACCAGCGGTTCTACCTCGGCGGGACGGTTCGCTACGACCCGGGGCTCGCTCAGCGGGCGACGGTGGCCTCCCGGCTGCCGGGCACCCACCACGTCACGACCGGCCTCCGCGGCGCGGGCATCATCGCCCCCGGGGGCGGCAACCTCATCGCGGCCGGCGGGGGCAACCTCATCGCGGCCGGCGGCCTCAACTAGCCCCTCCCCCTCCCGACCATGCGACTCCTCCTCCTCCTCGCCCTCGCCGCAGCAGGGCCCGCCTCGGCCCAGCCGGGGGCCTTCCTCACCGCGTCGCCCCAGGCGTGCCTCTCCGCCCCCGACGGCCCCGTCGTCACCACCGACTGCACGGCGGCCTCGAACCAGTTTGAAGTCGACCGGGTCGGCCCCCACACCGTCGTCCGGGTCGGCACCCAGTGCCTCGCTGGCGCCACATCGGGTGCCCCCGTGCGAGCGGTGCCCTGCCGGGGCGGCGATCCCGCCCAGGGGTGGCGGATCACCGACGGGCGCGTCGAGAGCGCCGCCGCCCCCGGGCTGTGCCTGGCCCTCGGCGCACCGCCGGCGCAGGGCGCCCGGGCGACCCTCGAGGCGTGTGCGACCGACGGGCCCGCCGCCGAGCGCCAATGGTTCGCCCTCGGCGAGATCGTGCAGAACGCCGCGCTCGCCCGGCTCGCTCGCCGGGCCGACACGCTCGTCGGCTCGGAGCACGTCCGCCGGCACCCCAGCGGCGTGGCCGTGATCGCCGACGGGAGCAATCACTTTGTCCGCACGGGCGGGGCGACCTACGCACGGGCCCCGCGAGGCGCCATCCGGTAGCCCCATGAGATTCGTCCTCGCCCTCGCGGTCGTGGCGGGCGCCCACGCCCAGCCCGCACTGGAAGCCGGAGCCGCCCCTTTCGCCGACGACCGCTACGCCGAAGCCCTCGCCGCCTTCGAGGCCGCGGAGGCCGACCTCGCCGGCTACCCCCCGCTGACGCTGTGGCAGGGCCTCGCCCGCTACGGCGCGGCCGGCGCGCCGACCTCGATGTCCGCCGACGCGTTCTGGACCGCCCAGTCCGACCTCGGCCGCGCCAACACGGCCGACCGGATCTGGGGGACCGCCGTCACGTTCCTCAAGGGGCTCCTGTATTGGCGCGCCGGAGACGCCGCCAGCGCCGCCGACTGGTTCGAGTGGTGCGCCCCAGACGGCCTCGCGGCGGCGTCCTGTGCCCAGGCCCTCGCCGACGTCCAGGCCGGCCAGCCGGCTCCACCACTGGCTCGCTGGCCTGAGCTCGTCGAGCTTCCCGGGAGGGCCGGCGCCGCTCCGCCCGCCGACCCGCTCGCCGCGCCGCCCGGAGCGGAGCCCGCTGCACCGCCACCAGGCGGGGGCTTCCCGAGGTTCGGGCGCGGCCACGTCGTCCTCGTCAACACGGCCGGACCCCTGTGGGGCCGCGGGGTGGTCGAGGAGGTCGGCGAGGCGGGGACCCACTCCGAGGGGATGTACCTCATCGAGGGCGACGACGTCTACCGCGGCTGGTACTGGCACGGCGACGTCGAGGCGCCCGACCGCGAGCCGGTCTGGACCGACCACTACGTCGGCCGGTGGGACGTCCGGATTCCGGGGGCCATCACGACCCGGACGGACGGGAGCACGCGGACTACCACCGTCTCGGGTGGCATGCGGCTCCCGCCCCTCGAGGTGTTCCCAGACGGGACCTACGCCTGGGCCACCGACGACGGGGTGATCCGAGGCACCTGGATCCCGCGGGACGGCCTCCCCGGCATCGTGCTGCTCCGCGGGGACGAGGGCGCGGACTGGACGCTCTACCCGAACTCGGACCGGTCGTCGACAGAGACGTTCGGGACAGATCTCATCATCCTCAACTCCCCGACCGCGACCTACCGCGACGCCTACCGCATCCGAGACTAACGGTCCGGAGCGGCGCGAGGGCGGCTACCTTTGGCGGCCCTCGCCTCGCTCCCCGTGCCCGGCGCGCCCGACGTCACCCGCCTTCTCCGCGACCACGCCGCCGGCCGGCCGGCGGCCGGGGGCCCACTGCTCGCGGCCATCTACGACGAGCTCCGGCAGATCGCCCGCGCCCGCCTTCGCGGCGAGCGCGAGGACCACACCCTCTCGACGACCGGGCTGGTCCACGAAGCCTACCTCCGCCTCGTCGACGTGACGCGAGTCGAGTGGCGCGACCGCGCGCACTTCTACGGGGCGGCCGCGGGCGTCATGCGCCGGGTCCTCATCGACTGGGCGCGCGCGCGGACGGCAGAGAAGCGGGGCGGCGAGGCGGCCGCCCTCTCCCTCGACGCGCTGGTCCAGAACGGAGAGCTGCCGGACGGTCCCCCGGCCCCCGTCCCCGCCGGCGACCTCCTGGCGCTCGACGAGGCGCTCGACACGCTCGCGCGCCTCTCGGCCCGCCAAGCCCGGGTGGTGGAGTGCCGCTTTTTCGCGGGGCTCACCATCGAGGAGACCGCCGAGGCGCTCGGCGTCTCGGCCAAGACGGTCAAGCAAGACTGGCGCCTCGCGCGGACGTGGCTCTATGCCCAGATCCGTCCCGGCGCCGCGGCCAGCTCGCCGGCCGAGGGCTGAGCGGCCGCCCCTCCCCTCGCCTGTTTGCCTGTTCCCCATGACGCCTCACGACTGGGAGACCGTCGGCCGCCTATTCCATGAGGCGGCCTCCCTGCCCCTCCCCGACCGGAGCCCGTACCTCGACGAGGCCTGCGCCCCCGGCCTCCGCGGCGAGGTCGAGCGGCTCCTGGCGGCGGAGCCCCCCGCCGAGGCCTACTTCGACCCCCCGACCGGGCTCGCGGCGCTCCTGCCCACCGCGGAGCTGCGAGAGGTCGTGGCGCGCGAGCGGGACGACGACTTGCCGGCCGGCGCCCGGGTCGGGCCCTGGGAGATCGTCGAGGAACTGGGCCGGGGCGGCATGGGCGCCGTGTATCGCGCCCGTCGGGCTGACGCCCAGTACGAGCAGACCGTCGCGCTGAAGGTGGTCAAGCGCGGCATGGACACCGACGCGCTGCTCGCCCGCTTCCGGCGCGAGCGGGCCGTCCTCGCGAGCCTGGAGCACCCCGGGATCGCCCGCCTCGTCGACGGCGGGGCCGCGCCCGACGGCCGGCCGTACCTCGCCCTCGAACTCGTCGACGGCGAGCCGATCACGCGGTGGGCCGACCGGCACCGGCTCGGCGTCGAGGCCCGGCTCCAGCTCTTCCTCCAGGTCTGCGAGGCTGTCGCGCACGCCCACCGGCGGCTCGTGGTCCACCGAGACCTCAAGCCGTCGAACGTCCTGGTGGACCCCGAGGGCCGGGCCCGACTCCTCGACTTCGGCCTGGCGGCCGTCCTGAGCGACGACGCCTCCGAGGCCGGCGAACGGTCCATCGGCGGCCCCCGACTCCTCACGCCCGAGTACGCGGCGCCGGAGCAGTTCGAAGGCGGGCCGACCACGACCGCCACCGACGTGTACACGTTGGGCGTCCTCCTGTACGAGCTGCTCACGGGGCGGCGTCCCCACGGCACAACCCGGCGGCGTCTGCCCATGGGGGCCACCCCGACGGCGCGGCCCGCCCGGCCCAGTGCGGCGGCGACGCGGCCTCAGGAGCGCGACGACGCGCCCGAGGCCGAGGCCCTCGCCGCCCTCCGTGCGACGACGCCGGCCCGGCTCCGCCACCGCCTCCGTGGCGACCTCGACGCGATCGCGCTGACGGCGCTCCAGGCCGAGCCCGAGCGGCGGTACGCCAGCGTCGACGCCCTCGCCGACGACGTCCGCCGCCACCTCGCGGCACGACCGGTGGCCGCGCGCCCCGACCGGCTCGCGTACCGCGCCTGGGCGTTCGCGCGGCGGAACCGGGCCCGGCTGGCCGCCGCCGCGCTCGCCCTCGCCGTCGCCGCGACCCTGGGCGGGCAGGCCCTCCTTCAGCAGCGGGCCGCGGCGAGCGAGCGGGAGC
This sequence is a window from Rubrivirga marina. Protein-coding genes within it:
- the queA gene encoding tRNA preQ1(34) S-adenosylmethionine ribosyltransferase-isomerase QueA: MPDSLAPYDFDLPDGLIAQRPAERRDASRMLVLHRGTGAVEDRQFADLGEFLDPGDALVFNDTRVVPARLVGRRPTGGRAELFLVERAEDGTWSALAKPGRKLTAGAEVLFDEHLGARVEAVEESGRRRVRLLRDGHPFETVEAEEVAIEQIGRMPLPPYVDREADAADRERYQTVFARKRGAIAAPTAGLHFTPGTVEALREQGVVTAEVTLHVGYGTFEPVRADDLREHRVAPERIEVSPATADALNGVRQSGGRVVAVGTTSTRALETSADDAGRFHPVAGPTDLTVTPGYRFRAVDALLTNFHLPKSSLLVLTATFGGLGPVMEAYRHAVREGYRFYSYGDCMLIV
- a CDS encoding M48 family metallopeptidase, with protein sequence MTYAFRTAALAVLALGLASCATLGGANYYSVDEEWQAGRQLEDQLAQQLPLTNDRTLTNYVNSIGQAMARQTQLGNRPWRFYVVRDDAINAFNVPGGLVYINTGLIENVGSAGELAGAIAHEVAHGVARHGTQRLSAAQEVNAVAGAVGLGSGVEGIAAQIAAQGAFASFSRRDEREADQLGVQIMANAGYDPDGLADLLERLASQERGGGVAFFRSHPLSSERMQSVRQMARRYDGRGLRTDDSQFASVRRRAAQL
- a CDS encoding ricin-type beta-trefoil lectin domain protein, translating into MRHLLISSALLVAMGVSAQTPGAIVTANPSLCLSEYGSYVHTRACTPSVNQFASVYVSPRNAFYIKTTSGGCLSAFEGAGRPVRSVACNEADATQRWWIHPSGQVQNQANQALCLDVEGGLGRDRRVLNYACDLNGNEAARRDNQRFYLGGTVRYDPGLAQRATVASRLPGTHHVTTGLRGAGIIAPGGGNLIAAGGGNLIAAGGLN
- a CDS encoding ricin-type beta-trefoil lectin domain protein, yielding MRLLLLLALAAAGPASAQPGAFLTASPQACLSAPDGPVVTTDCTAASNQFEVDRVGPHTVVRVGTQCLAGATSGAPVRAVPCRGGDPAQGWRITDGRVESAAAPGLCLALGAPPAQGARATLEACATDGPAAERQWFALGEIVQNAALARLARRADTLVGSEHVRRHPSGVAVIADGSNHFVRTGGATYARAPRGAIR
- a CDS encoding sigma-70 family RNA polymerase sigma factor, which produces MPGAPDVTRLLRDHAAGRPAAGGPLLAAIYDELRQIARARLRGEREDHTLSTTGLVHEAYLRLVDVTRVEWRDRAHFYGAAAGVMRRVLIDWARARTAEKRGGEAAALSLDALVQNGELPDGPPAPVPAGDLLALDEALDTLARLSARQARVVECRFFAGLTIEETAEALGVSAKTVKQDWRLARTWLYAQIRPGAAASSPAEG
- a CDS encoding serine/threonine-protein kinase, whose product is MTPHDWETVGRLFHEAASLPLPDRSPYLDEACAPGLRGEVERLLAAEPPAEAYFDPPTGLAALLPTAELREVVARERDDDLPAGARVGPWEIVEELGRGGMGAVYRARRADAQYEQTVALKVVKRGMDTDALLARFRRERAVLASLEHPGIARLVDGGAAPDGRPYLALELVDGEPITRWADRHRLGVEARLQLFLQVCEAVAHAHRRLVVHRDLKPSNVLVDPEGRARLLDFGLAAVLSDDASEAGERSIGGPRLLTPEYAAPEQFEGGPTTTATDVYTLGVLLYELLTGRRPHGTTRRRLPMGATPTARPARPSAAATRPQERDDAPEAEALAALRATTPARLRHRLRGDLDAIALTALQAEPERRYASVDALADDVRRHLAARPVAARPDRLAYRAWAFARRNRARLAAAALALAVAATLGGQALLQQRAAASERERADLASAFVLGLLTESDPREGAGGTTPVRDVLARAERRAEAELAGRPDLLARVLTTVGGTLTELEEYDRAGPLLRRALALAEATGDAPAAAEAHIRLAGRARRQNRYEAAAAHARQAAATALPRGDAAAVLHARALGEQAAVAADRGAFDAAARDYRTALDLLRGASRAERHTARLLSQLGGVLSDVGDLDGSARVLREAAALQRELVGPSHPDLAFTYVSLGNTLELRDSLAASVAAHREALGVLQRAYGEDHWATATALHNLASAEDAAGRDALAAQLYDRALAIKRRLYGDTHGSVAATLINLGYLQYEQGAVVDAEATTREALRVARAIYGDAHFRTALAAYNLAEILLGQRRALDEAERLAAEALVVDRATYGPDDEGTLLTALLLGRVQAARGACGRAVPTLRAALGAIDGRLRDAPERRAAAADLAACEG